The following are encoded together in the Parabacteroides chongii genome:
- a CDS encoding FimB/Mfa2 family fimbrial subunit produces the protein MNYHKILYLLFPVLAVFCLAGLASCDYIHDELPLCRHTLRFVYRHNIKHADAFAYEMVNQEREKNVRLYIYDDKGAFLSSRLIEGEELKKNEVDLSELAPGDYRLLAWAGLNDTDYTWMEPAAGSTIEDFRMAVKAAENRVDRELSGLFQGELDYTIPAGGATDTEFPLVKNTNKIRFILVDANRGTELSKDAFDFVVTTTNGDLDAHNQPIADKRITWLPYLQQVETVKSADNATVAYDAVCTELNTLRLIDNATGTLSVRYASEKTPFINVDLAGLLKLTQIESHKLDGQEYLDRQDEYVLTAYVDIAGGRAHCLYVVVDDWIVRLEDVTLGNEEMGL, from the coding sequence ATGAACTATCATAAAATACTATATCTTTTATTCCCGGTGCTGGCGGTGTTTTGCCTCGCCGGACTGGCTTCATGCGATTATATCCATGACGAACTGCCTCTTTGCCGGCACACGCTCCGTTTCGTCTACCGGCATAACATCAAACACGCCGATGCGTTTGCCTACGAAATGGTGAACCAGGAGCGCGAAAAGAACGTCCGCCTCTACATCTACGACGACAAGGGGGCGTTCCTATCTTCCCGTCTGATCGAGGGCGAGGAACTGAAAAAGAACGAAGTAGACCTCAGCGAACTGGCTCCGGGTGATTACCGCCTGTTGGCTTGGGCGGGGCTGAACGATACGGATTATACCTGGATGGAACCCGCCGCAGGCTCTACGATCGAAGACTTCCGTATGGCGGTGAAGGCGGCGGAGAACCGTGTGGACCGCGAGTTGTCGGGACTCTTCCAGGGTGAGCTGGACTATACGATCCCGGCGGGCGGCGCGACCGACACCGAGTTTCCGCTCGTGAAAAACACCAACAAAATCCGTTTCATCTTGGTGGATGCCAACCGGGGTACGGAGCTGTCGAAAGACGCCTTCGACTTTGTAGTCACCACTACCAACGGCGACCTCGATGCGCACAACCAGCCCATCGCCGACAAGCGCATCACCTGGCTGCCCTACCTGCAACAGGTCGAAACGGTCAAATCGGCTGATAATGCAACCGTTGCCTACGATGCCGTCTGCACCGAGCTGAACACCTTGCGCCTGATCGACAACGCGACCGGTACGCTGAGTGTCCGCTATGCAAGCGAAAAGACGCCGTTTATCAATGTCGATCTGGCAGGTCTGTTGAAGTTGACGCAGATCGAGTCGCACAAACTGGACGGACAGGAATATCTGGATCGTCAGGACGAATATGTGCTCACCGCATACGTGGATATCGCCGGCGGACGGGCTCATTGCCTCTATGTAGTAGTGGACGACTGGATCGTCCGTCTCGAAGACGTGACACTTGGTAATGAGGAGATGGGATTATGA
- a CDS encoding T9SS type A sorting domain-containing protein: MKRKKTIYDKWLRTLFLSFALLTGGGVGMAWGQETTTRPVISLMFSEDHDKVHVKEEIIYVDPTKPRVLSIPVLNVNTRNNNDQSYNWFVHWYVKNGDNFVKERIGHHSVTVTKNMSANRGGSLSICNENSVGNTGNADLYITHDYFIKVKETDGLIWSNRLKDSNVIPEQTNGILSEYKRGLGIDASTIVYTLPEDYADGDVVYCDVSVYQDGTWTPSSSSDIKGTYAEPTLLKRYKYVIKKAEECPSYIQEKTIYHIDFPKDAESINLSMPYTPDNYFWNDGKVHQGSKFQYRINSDDNADFKDFHLVTRKADLDLQQTQKIEINDALKNDFKVDIRAICNENTPHQSGVIATFNFHPIENAKFILEDEINKDSDRWPRGNIKKYKQIGIVDFDQNSIVNEIQAGDNMSNNPLGSFNQSETSYGFIYKNGKSLLDQNSKCYTSYPGMYGLFRSANVEGKSKHDGLCSTGDVNRYYKWVTPYIEKAYNYGSKIYENRELYDRTYTVTKEAGDTKYGYFCYIDATDEPGTLVSVPIEGSICGNTELTVTGWLADMTRPGCDVWADGNPLPLVPNLNIILKGVKGQEEVVLHRFTTGDALTDYKDNKLGHSNASNVNTETRDKFNYNLMKWQQFHYKFVVSEDEIAGCTEFYLEVQNNEPHTDGADYAIDDIRIFKRKPEVEIIQAGDLCDTELKTVKYATSYSNIMSVMGLTANTKVEGINKDVEWDDKLPQELKDYISEKYPNGESDAVEYFTKIYYSVYAEDNLNSPIEIDYDGDGIPESCRVSYLSTRKEDMKWVDSSFGSDGKTSGDKIYSLPLNIGESFDPNKKYIARISAQPIGHPSVPVKCDACALTGDPFSISLTGDRFKIFEGDDLNTEISSPENAEQGKRYKIAGNFRYLGENGWETVENAKFDWFIGDVVEFNASTVTVNSQTYTIAQALREISTNPDGSEVIKNALTTYGEEYCKDNARGKFVFSQPFFEYTMANKYQTIIGLPQAQQKDGNGNVIDDHLYCPDPVVIQLGPNPPTIEPGDPNVPDPEDSDDPQDPEDPDPKDPEDPNNPNQPDDFGGKHVRSVRVGLVQIRDMQQSGGTLRIPIHLRKSADGETFAKDTKTDITILKTSDTKWNKSKSVATLEELVDDATTVAWTTNYFKIKFTSDAVNNFKEGFWYMVDIPYVVKDKEDKITYSSSFQLTLKIVPEYVTWVGSTENMHNWNNDGPKHWRRSTDNELYTMNIANKNGEHTEAYTPMRFTKVTIHGKAKDKNGSYSTDGNAYAAYPYLYRLSKRTTAPAALVDMAPAGMDATIGAATKNIEYDLLADPDYERELFGSVTNPDKSTTGDNHNYSCVRFYGNICDEIYIKPESEILHTEYLTYNTARVDYEMAPNRWYMLASPLKGVVSGDMYLPTGTETPKVGSYARQETPAFTDITYVDNTNYSRWKPAVYMRGWDKATATVVRPDGTKPNYGITGSWSNLYNDVDVPFTPGTGFSIGTKTDRTTTLTNDKVLFRLPKVDTEYTYYGSSNGTEGDKTKLTNREDNGRFHISPDEKGQKAVTSCSASSTGGMFGNPFMSHLDMTKFLQGKSQKTYYIMTATGTTTNILGDEYSISTGDADPKFVAPLQSFIVKDLASATFTTDMIAKAPTTGKLGLRSATVAPAEESLPQLRITATRDGIRNTAVVAGLATASDSYVEGEDAALLINEEVAAPQVYTLAGNQMVAINVTPDLAEIPVGIHGKDATPVELSFKLSGAMKNVKLVDKQTGKRYDVTDGLTLTVPGNTYGRYFLNGSIATSNEIIAQGRIIFYNSAPGRIDVSSVDALSEVTVYDISGRALRTLRNLNTPTVSVDHLAPGIYVVRAESGSQVVSEKVEVK, encoded by the coding sequence ATGAAACGAAAAAAAACAATATATGACAAATGGCTCCGAACGTTATTCCTGTCGTTTGCCCTGCTCACAGGCGGAGGTGTCGGGATGGCTTGGGGACAGGAAACGACGACTAGACCGGTGATTAGCCTAATGTTTTCAGAAGATCATGATAAAGTTCATGTGAAAGAAGAGATTATTTATGTTGATCCAACTAAGCCACGTGTATTGTCGATACCAGTGTTGAATGTAAATACGAGGAACAATAATGACCAATCCTACAACTGGTTTGTTCATTGGTATGTGAAAAATGGGGATAATTTTGTCAAAGAAAGAATAGGACATCACTCAGTAACTGTTACTAAAAACATGTCTGCTAATAGAGGTGGATCTTTGAGTATATGTAATGAAAACTCAGTAGGAAATACAGGAAATGCAGATTTGTACATAACACATGATTATTTTATCAAAGTCAAAGAAACCGATGGCTTAATTTGGTCGAATCGATTAAAAGATTCAAATGTCATTCCGGAACAAACCAACGGGATTTTGAGTGAATATAAGCGTGGTCTGGGAATCGACGCCTCTACCATTGTCTATACATTGCCGGAGGACTATGCAGATGGTGATGTTGTGTATTGTGATGTAAGTGTTTATCAGGATGGAACTTGGACACCTTCAAGTTCTTCTGACATCAAAGGAACATATGCAGAACCCACCTTGCTTAAACGATACAAGTATGTAATAAAAAAAGCGGAAGAGTGTCCTTCTTATATTCAGGAGAAAACAATTTATCATATCGATTTTCCGAAAGATGCAGAATCTATAAACTTATCTATGCCTTATACACCGGATAATTATTTTTGGAACGATGGGAAGGTTCACCAAGGATCAAAATTTCAATATCGAATAAATAGTGATGATAATGCCGATTTTAAAGATTTTCATCTTGTAACAAGAAAGGCAGACTTGGATTTGCAACAGACGCAGAAAATAGAAATAAACGATGCGCTTAAAAATGATTTTAAGGTTGATATACGAGCCATTTGTAATGAAAACACTCCCCATCAGAGTGGGGTTATTGCCACTTTCAATTTTCATCCGATTGAGAATGCTAAGTTCATATTGGAAGATGAGATAAATAAGGATAGTGACAGATGGCCCAGAGGGAATATTAAGAAATATAAACAAATAGGGATTGTTGATTTTGACCAAAATTCTATTGTAAATGAGATTCAAGCAGGTGATAATATGTCAAATAATCCTTTGGGTTCTTTCAACCAGTCTGAAACAAGTTACGGATTTATATATAAAAACGGTAAGTCCTTATTAGACCAAAATTCAAAGTGTTATACTTCATATCCTGGAATGTATGGCTTGTTTAGAAGTGCGAATGTTGAAGGTAAGTCTAAACATGATGGTCTTTGTTCTACTGGCGATGTAAATAGATACTATAAGTGGGTAACACCTTATATAGAAAAAGCGTATAATTATGGAAGTAAAATTTATGAAAACAGAGAATTGTATGATCGAACTTATACAGTAACCAAGGAAGCAGGCGATACAAAATACGGTTATTTTTGTTATATTGATGCAACTGATGAACCGGGAACTTTGGTTTCCGTACCAATAGAAGGTTCTATTTGTGGAAATACGGAGTTGACCGTAACCGGATGGTTAGCCGATATGACGCGCCCGGGATGTGACGTATGGGCTGATGGTAATCCTCTTCCGTTGGTTCCTAATTTGAATATAATATTAAAAGGAGTAAAAGGTCAAGAAGAAGTTGTACTTCACAGGTTTACAACAGGAGATGCATTAACGGATTATAAAGATAATAAGCTTGGTCATTCAAATGCTTCTAATGTAAATACAGAGACCAGAGATAAATTTAATTATAACCTTATGAAATGGCAACAATTCCATTACAAATTTGTCGTTTCGGAAGATGAGATCGCCGGCTGTACCGAATTTTATTTGGAAGTCCAAAACAACGAGCCCCACACCGATGGAGCCGACTATGCCATTGACGATATCCGTATCTTTAAAAGAAAACCGGAAGTTGAAATTATCCAAGCCGGTGACTTGTGTGATACGGAATTAAAAACAGTCAAATATGCAACAAGTTATAGTAATATAATGAGTGTAATGGGGTTGACTGCGAACACAAAAGTGGAAGGTATAAATAAAGACGTTGAATGGGATGACAAGTTGCCTCAGGAGTTGAAGGATTATATAAGTGAAAAATATCCTAATGGCGAAAGTGATGCAGTAGAATATTTTACAAAAATTTATTATTCCGTTTATGCGGAGGATAATTTAAATAGTCCTATTGAAATCGACTACGATGGTGACGGCATCCCGGAATCATGTCGTGTGTCTTATCTTTCCACTCGTAAGGAAGATATGAAATGGGTGGATTCGTCTTTTGGTTCGGATGGGAAAACTTCGGGAGATAAAATCTATTCTCTTCCTCTTAATATTGGTGAGTCTTTTGATCCCAATAAAAAATATATAGCCAGAATTTCCGCTCAACCGATAGGTCACCCAAGTGTGCCTGTTAAGTGTGATGCTTGTGCTTTAACCGGAGATCCGTTTAGTATTTCTCTTACGGGAGATCGCTTTAAGATATTTGAAGGGGATGATTTGAATACTGAAATCTCATCGCCGGAAAATGCGGAGCAGGGGAAAAGATATAAAATAGCCGGTAATTTCCGTTATTTGGGTGAGAATGGATGGGAAACAGTAGAAAATGCCAAGTTTGATTGGTTTATAGGAGATGTTGTAGAGTTTAATGCATCAACAGTGACTGTGAATAGTCAAACATACACAATAGCACAGGCACTAAGGGAGATTTCTACGAATCCTGATGGGAGTGAGGTTATAAAAAATGCTTTAACAACTTATGGAGAAGAATATTGTAAAGACAATGCGAGGGGAAAATTTGTTTTTAGTCAACCATTCTTTGAATACACAATGGCAAACAAATACCAAACAATTATAGGTTTGCCACAAGCTCAACAAAAAGATGGTAATGGTAATGTGATTGATGACCATTTGTATTGCCCTGACCCTGTCGTAATCCAATTAGGTCCGAATCCTCCGACTATCGAGCCGGGTGATCCCAACGTGCCCGATCCAGAGGACTCGGATGATCCCCAAGACCCTGAAGACCCGGATCCCAAAGATCCGGAGGATCCGAATAATCCGAACCAACCCGATGATTTTGGAGGTAAACATGTCCGTTCCGTCCGTGTCGGATTAGTCCAGATACGGGATATGCAGCAGAGTGGTGGTACATTGCGTATTCCGATTCATCTCCGGAAGTCGGCAGATGGTGAGACATTTGCCAAGGATACAAAGACCGATATAACGATTTTGAAGACTTCTGACACGAAATGGAATAAATCAAAATCGGTTGCTACTTTGGAGGAACTTGTCGATGATGCTACAACAGTAGCCTGGACTACGAATTATTTCAAAATCAAATTCACCTCAGATGCTGTTAACAACTTCAAAGAAGGTTTTTGGTATATGGTGGATATACCTTATGTTGTAAAGGATAAAGAAGATAAGATTACTTATTCCAGTTCTTTCCAACTCACCCTCAAAATCGTCCCCGAATATGTGACGTGGGTAGGAAGTACCGAGAATATGCACAACTGGAATAACGACGGACCAAAGCATTGGAGACGGTCTACGGATAATGAACTTTATACAATGAACATTGCAAACAAAAACGGTGAGCATACTGAAGCCTACACTCCGATGCGTTTCACGAAAGTGACTATTCACGGGAAAGCGAAAGATAAGAATGGTAGTTATAGTACTGATGGAAACGCTTATGCCGCCTATCCGTATTTGTACAGATTGAGTAAACGGACGACAGCTCCAGCAGCCTTAGTAGATATGGCTCCGGCAGGTATGGATGCAACTATCGGTGCCGCCACCAAGAATATCGAATACGACTTGCTTGCCGATCCGGATTATGAACGGGAGTTGTTTGGAAGTGTTACGAATCCGGATAAGTCGACTACAGGTGATAATCACAACTACTCCTGTGTCCGCTTCTACGGCAACATCTGCGACGAGATCTACATCAAGCCCGAATCGGAAATCCTGCATACGGAGTACCTGACCTACAACACGGCACGGGTAGACTACGAAATGGCTCCGAACCGCTGGTACATGCTCGCTTCACCTTTGAAAGGCGTAGTGTCGGGGGATATGTATTTGCCGACAGGTACAGAAACTCCAAAGGTAGGTAGCTATGCACGCCAGGAAACACCCGCGTTTACGGATATTACCTATGTGGATAATACAAACTATTCCCGTTGGAAACCTGCCGTTTATATGCGCGGATGGGATAAGGCTACAGCTACGGTTGTTCGCCCGGATGGTACTAAGCCCAATTACGGGATTACAGGTAGTTGGTCAAACCTCTATAATGATGTAGATGTTCCGTTTACTCCGGGTACTGGATTCTCGATTGGGACAAAGACGGATAGAACTACAACATTAACTAACGATAAAGTATTGTTTCGTCTGCCAAAGGTTGATACTGAATATACGTATTATGGTAGTAGTAATGGTACAGAAGGAGATAAAACAAAGTTGACAAATCGTGAAGATAACGGCCGCTTCCATATCAGCCCTGATGAAAAAGGACAAAAGGCTGTTACTTCTTGTTCGGCATCCTCTACCGGCGGTATGTTCGGTAATCCGTTCATGTCGCATTTGGATATGACAAAGTTCTTACAAGGTAAGTCACAAAAAACTTACTATATCATGACCGCTACAGGTACGACTACCAATATCTTGGGTGATGAATATTCCATCTCAACAGGTGACGCAGATCCTAAGTTTGTCGCCCCTCTCCAATCATTCATCGTGAAAGATCTGGCTTCTGCCACTTTCACAACCGATATGATTGCGAAAGCCCCGACAACCGGAAAGCTCGGTTTGCGCTCCGCAACCGTCGCTCCGGCCGAAGAGTCCCTGCCGCAATTGCGCATCACTGCCACCCGTGACGGCATACGCAACACCGCCGTCGTTGCCGGTCTTGCCACCGCTTCGGACAGCTATGTGGAGGGTGAAGACGCTGCCTTGCTGATCAACGAGGAAGTCGCCGCACCACAGGTGTATACTCTTGCCGGTAATCAGATGGTAGCCATCAACGTGACACCCGACCTGGCTGAAATCCCCGTCGGTATCCACGGCAAAGACGCGACCCCGGTAGAGCTGAGCTTCAAACTGTCAGGTGCCATGAAGAACGTGAAGCTGGTAGACAAACAGACCGGCAAGCGTTATGACGTGACCGACGGCCTGACACTGACCGTCCCGGGCAACACCTACGGACGCTACTTCTTGAACGGCTCCATCGCCACGTCGAACGAGATCATCGCCCAGGGCCGCATCATCTTCTACAACAGTGCGCCTGGCCGCATCGACGTCTCTTCGGTCGATGCACTCAGCGAAGTGACGGTCTACGACATCTCCGGCCGTGCCCTGCGCACCTTGCGCAACCTGAATACCCCGACCGTCTCTGTCGATCACCTCGCACCGGGCATCTACGTCGTCCGTGCCGAAAGCGGTTCGCAAGTCGTAAGTGAAAAGGTAGAAGTGAAGTAA
- the pbpC gene encoding penicillin-binding protein 1C, whose translation MYLLVPRVLFPVPYSTLLYSSEGNLLGARIAPDGQWRFPATDSLPEKFVTCLTTYEDRHFFYHPGIDVTAILRAAYLNVRYHRVVSGGSTLTMQLARIARGNKDRTVYEKSIEMCWALFLETTHSKKEILNLYASHAPFGGNVVGIETAAWRYFGRNASELSWAESATLAVLPNSPALIHPGRNRRQLKTKRDNLLFTLKERGIIDYTEYELSCMEPLPEAPVPLPDESPHLLERLAALTPGTRITTSVHYSLQKQTQELVNRYALEYSSNHIHNLAAIIADVETGEVLAYAGNASFKADEKRGNQVDVITSPRSTGSILKPFLYAGMLHDGQILPSTLVSDVPLNINGFMPQNYNKTFNGAVPAHRAIERSLNVPLVRMLSQYNTGRFMTLLKALGMTTLRFSEEHYGASLILGGAEGTLWDLSGMYASLSRVLTHYRLYNGRYNPGDIHPLICTGGSRTAPTGTGGASPTKAIQSIADPRLTDKPLLSAASIWFTYEAMSALNRPEEEADWQQFESMKQIAWKTGTSYGGRDAWAIGTTPRYVVGVWVGNASGEGRPGLTGVGNAAPVLFDLFSLLPGGDWFDIPYDELEKVAICRSSGHKASQICDQVDSLYIPRSGINTPVCPYHQLIHLSADGRFRVNSSCESVDRMITRPWFVLPPSQEYYYRNYHIDYVPLPPIKPGCEQTKSSGQIELIYPEHNAVLYLPKGFSGKREKFIFKAAHAREEATIYWHLDDTYLGETTGNHQIACRVSSGKHVLTLIDNWGNQRKILFTCTM comes from the coding sequence ATGTACCTATTGGTTCCCCGTGTTTTATTTCCCGTTCCCTATTCTACTTTACTTTATTCTTCGGAAGGCAACCTGTTGGGAGCACGTATTGCGCCGGACGGGCAATGGAGGTTTCCGGCTACGGACTCGCTGCCGGAGAAATTTGTCACCTGCCTGACTACCTATGAAGACCGGCATTTCTTCTATCATCCCGGGATCGATGTGACAGCTATCTTGCGTGCCGCCTACCTGAATGTCCGGTATCACCGTGTCGTCAGCGGAGGAAGTACACTGACGATGCAACTGGCACGTATCGCCAGAGGAAACAAAGACCGTACCGTTTATGAGAAAAGCATCGAAATGTGCTGGGCCCTCTTCCTTGAAACGACCCACAGCAAAAAAGAAATACTGAACCTATACGCCTCCCATGCCCCGTTCGGCGGCAATGTAGTCGGCATCGAAACAGCCGCCTGGCGTTATTTCGGACGCAATGCCTCCGAACTGTCCTGGGCGGAGAGCGCCACACTCGCCGTCCTGCCCAACTCCCCCGCCCTGATCCATCCGGGGAGAAACCGCAGACAACTGAAAACCAAACGCGACAACCTCCTTTTTACTCTAAAAGAAAGAGGTATCATCGACTACACCGAATACGAACTGTCCTGCATGGAACCCCTGCCGGAAGCCCCTGTCCCCCTGCCCGACGAATCCCCTCACCTGTTGGAACGGCTTGCCGCCCTTACCCCCGGAACACGTATCACGACTTCGGTACACTACTCCCTGCAAAAACAGACACAGGAGCTGGTCAACCGTTACGCCCTTGAATATAGCTCCAACCATATCCATAACCTCGCCGCCATCATCGCCGATGTCGAAACCGGCGAAGTACTGGCCTATGCCGGCAACGCCAGCTTCAAAGCCGACGAGAAACGTGGAAACCAAGTAGATGTCATCACCTCTCCCCGCAGCACGGGAAGTATACTGAAACCCTTCCTCTATGCCGGAATGCTCCACGACGGACAGATACTCCCTTCCACCCTCGTTTCCGATGTCCCGCTGAATATAAACGGCTTCATGCCACAAAACTATAACAAGACATTCAACGGAGCCGTCCCTGCCCACCGGGCTATCGAACGTTCGCTGAATGTTCCCCTCGTCCGCATGTTATCGCAATACAACACCGGACGTTTCATGACACTGCTGAAAGCATTGGGAATGACCACCCTCCGCTTTTCGGAAGAACACTATGGGGCTTCGCTCATTCTCGGAGGAGCCGAAGGAACCTTATGGGATCTCTCGGGGATGTACGCATCCCTCTCACGCGTGCTCACGCATTACCGCCTTTACAACGGACGATATAATCCGGGGGATATTCATCCTTTGATCTGTACGGGCGGTTCGCGAACCGCCCCTACGGGCACAGGCGGGGCATCCCCCACGAAAGCAATCCAATCAATCGCAGACCCACGTCTCACCGACAAGCCCCTTCTTTCAGCCGCTTCCATTTGGTTCACTTATGAGGCAATGTCGGCACTCAACCGCCCGGAAGAGGAAGCCGACTGGCAACAATTCGAATCGATGAAACAGATTGCCTGGAAAACAGGGACCAGCTACGGAGGACGTGATGCCTGGGCCATCGGTACAACTCCCCGTTATGTGGTCGGTGTATGGGTAGGAAATGCTTCGGGCGAAGGCCGCCCGGGACTGACCGGTGTAGGCAATGCCGCCCCTGTCTTGTTCGATCTGTTCTCCTTGCTTCCCGGCGGTGATTGGTTCGACATACCTTACGACGAACTGGAAAAGGTAGCCATCTGCCGCAGCAGCGGTCACAAAGCATCGCAGATATGCGACCAGGTAGATAGTTTGTACATTCCCCGTTCAGGCATCAATACCCCTGTCTGCCCTTACCATCAGTTGATACATCTCTCGGCTGACGGACGTTTCCGTGTAAACAGCTCCTGCGAGTCGGTCGACCGGATGATCACCCGCCCCTGGTTCGTCCTCCCTCCGTCCCAGGAATATTATTACCGCAATTACCATATCGACTATGTTCCCCTCCCGCCCATCAAACCGGGATGCGAACAAACAAAAAGTTCCGGGCAAATCGAACTGATCTACCCGGAACATAATGCCGTCTTATACCTCCCGAAAGGCTTCTCCGGCAAACGCGAAAAGTTTATCTTCAAGGCCGCCCACGCCCGTGAAGAGGCAACCATCTACTGGCATCTCGACGACACCTACCTCGGCGAAACCACCGGCAACCACCAGATCGCCTGCCGGGTCTCGTCCGGCAAACATGTACTTACGCTGATCGACAACTGGGGCAATCAGCGCAAAATACTGTTTACATGCACGATGTAA